The DNA window CAAAGTTTTTGCATTGGAAGAAGACTTTCATATTCTTGTTGTAGATGACTCCTCTCCTGACGGAACGGCAGAAATTGTAAAAGATCTGCAAAGAAGATTTTCTCATGGTCTTCACCTTTCAATAAGGCATGTAAAAGACGGCTTAGGGAAAGCTTATATTCATGGGTTTAAATGGGCACTTCAAAATAATTATGATTATATTTTTGAAATGGATGCAGATTTTTCTCATAATCCAAATGATCTACCCAAATTATATGAAGCTTGCTTAAACGCAGATATGGCAATTGGTTCGCGTTATTCAAAAGGAGTAAATGTCGTAAACTGGCCAATGGGAAGGGTATTGCTTTCCTATTTTGCATCCAAATATGTAAGATTTATTTTAGGACTGCCTATTCATGACACTACAGCTGGATTTGTCTGTTTTTCGAAAAAGGTTTTGGAAAATATCGATTTGGAGAATGTAAGGTTAAAAGGTTATGGTTTTCAAATTGAAATGAAATTCAGAACTTTTAAAAAAGGCTTCAAAATTGTAGAAGTACCTATTATTTTTACCAATAGAATTTTAGGAGAAAGTA is part of the Chryseobacterium paludis genome and encodes:
- a CDS encoding polyprenol monophosphomannose synthase, producing MKKLVIIPTYNEKENIENIISKVFALEEDFHILVVDDSSPDGTAEIVKDLQRRFSHGLHLSIRHVKDGLGKAYIHGFKWALQNNYDYIFEMDADFSHNPNDLPKLYEACLNADMAIGSRYSKGVNVVNWPMGRVLLSYFASKYVRFILGLPIHDTTAGFVCFSKKVLENIDLENVRLKGYGFQIEMKFRTFKKGFKIVEVPIIFTNRILGESKMNGGIIHEAVFGVLNLKWKSLINRL